TCTCCAGATTCGCAGTGCTTACCTGCTACTGTAACCTCTTCTGTGATGGGGGCAGACATTTTATTGGCTACCACTGCACGATAAACCGATTGATAGGTAATTGGACGGGGATTATCGGACATCCCGCCATCTACCGCGACATAAGTATGAAAATTGGGAATTTCTTTGCGACTGCCAACAGTATAGGCAGTAACACAGGCAGAACCAATCAGGGAGCGTCCAGGTTCAGCCATTAATTTGGGTAAAGCCAAGCCAACTTTGTTACAGGCATTTTCCACGGCAGTACTAACCGCTTTTACCCATTCAGAAATGCTTGGAGGATCATCAGATTCGGTGTAGCAAATACCTAAACCACCACCAACGTTAAGAGTTGTTACTGGTAAGCCATATCCTTGAGCTTTTTGCATCCAGTCTACCAAAACTTCCCCTAAGTCTTGATGAGGTTGACGCTCAAAAATTTGTGAGCCAATGTGAGCGTGTAAGCCAATGCAGCTAAGACTAGCTTGCTGACTTAAATAAGTAAATACTTCATCTAATTGATTTGGATCGAAGCCAAATTTACTGTCTAAATGCCCTGTGCGAATATATTCATGGGTGTGGCATTCAATTCCTGGTGTGAGTCGTACCATAATCGGTACGGGCTGCCCACTTTTATCTGAGGCAATCTGAGTTAAAGTTTTTAATTCTAGCCAGTTATCTACCATAACTGTGCAGCCAGTTTCTACGGCAAATTCAAGTTCCGCAGTCGATTTATTATTGCCGTGGAAATAAATTTTTTCTTTGCCAACTCCTGCTTCAATGGTAGTGAAAAGCTCTCCTCCAGAAACTACATCAAAACCCAAGTCTTCACTATCAATAATACGACATACTCCAATACAACTCCAGGCTTTGGAAGCGTAGATTACCTGAGATTCACCACTGTAGTAAGTATTAAAGCTATCTCGATATTGGCGACAGGCTGTTCTGAGGGTAAATTCATCCAGTATGTATAGAGGGGAATCATACTGTTGAACTAACTGTTGAATTTCACAGCCACCAATTGACAAATTATCTTTACTGTTGACCTTGGCAGTTAGAGGTAGTAATTCTTGGTTAGGGGAGGGAGGAATGTCTAAGCTGGTGATTTGAGGAACATAACGATGTCCAGTATTCGGTAAACTGCGATCGCTCGAAAGCATAATTTCTTTTTGGGTGGCTAGTAAAGTTATATTATTTCTTGTTTTCTAGTTTACAGTCTAGTTGATGTCAAAAAACAGGTAAAAGCTATTGGCTATTGGCTTACTACCCCAACCAAAAGTATTTTTTAGTGAAGATTTTAAAAATTGCAGCAATAACCGTACCTCAAGTGCCTAAGATAGTTAATTTAGATC
This DNA window, taken from Pleurocapsa sp. FMAR1, encodes the following:
- the lysA gene encoding diaminopimelate decarboxylase; this translates as MLSSDRSLPNTGHRYVPQITSLDIPPSPNQELLPLTAKVNSKDNLSIGGCEIQQLVQQYDSPLYILDEFTLRTACRQYRDSFNTYYSGESQVIYASKAWSCIGVCRIIDSEDLGFDVVSGGELFTTIEAGVGKEKIYFHGNNKSTAELEFAVETGCTVMVDNWLELKTLTQIASDKSGQPVPIMVRLTPGIECHTHEYIRTGHLDSKFGFDPNQLDEVFTYLSQQASLSCIGLHAHIGSQIFERQPHQDLGEVLVDWMQKAQGYGLPVTTLNVGGGLGICYTESDDPPSISEWVKAVSTAVENACNKVGLALPKLMAEPGRSLIGSACVTAYTVGSRKEIPNFHTYVAVDGGMSDNPRPITYQSVYRAVVANKMSAPITEEVTVAGKHCESGDIIIKDAALPETEPGDVLVVMDTGAYNYSMASNYNRIGRPAAVVVYEGEANLIIERESYQNLIERDRLPERLVKHKK